The Cheilinus undulatus linkage group 2, ASM1832078v1, whole genome shotgun sequence genome has a window encoding:
- the or55e1 gene encoding olfactory receptor 52K2, with product MSEPSLARNFSHSTFVFRGFPELHQHRQLLALPFCVSYLLVLLGNSLLVYVIHSVESLHSPMYLLICTLCIVDILVVTTIIPNMLLSLLFNLDQISLAGCLTQMFFTHFLSSLESTLLLAMALDRYVAVCLPLRYAKIIDTSMFVKLLLFTLVRSGSIMTTLVGLAGSLHFCGSNTIQHGYCDHMALVSLACGSTEKNSAAGLAVIICFVGIDIPLIFFSYMKILSVVLRAAAAGEDRWRAFHTCGTHLIVMMCFYLVGTVTFLSRILKIPIPTDVNTFMGLMYILFPATVNPVIYGVRTKEIRNGFLRIFKLRAKKRMTVKVSPAVTA from the coding sequence ATGTCGGAGCCGTCTCTGGCCAGGAACTTCTCCCACAGCACCTTTGTGTTTAGAGGATTTCCTGAGTTGCACCAACACCGCCAGCTGCTGGCGCTGCCGTTCTGCGTGTCCTACCTGCTGGTGCTGCTGGGAAACTCTCTGCTGGTGTACGTGATCCACAGCGTGGAGAGTCTGCACAGCCCCATGTACCTGCTCATCTGCACACTCTGCATCGTCGACATCCTTGTGGTGACCACCATCATCCCCAACATGCTGCTCAGCCTCCTCTTCAACTTGGACCAGATCTCATTGGCTGGCTGCTTGACTCAGATGTTCTTTACCCACTTCCTGTCTTCACTGGAATCCACGCTGCTGTTGGCGATGGCGTTGGATCGTTACGTGGCTGTCTGCCTGCCGCTGCGCTACGCCAAAATCATTGACACGTCCATGTTTGTGAAGCTGCTGCTCTTTACTCTGGTCCGCAGCGGCTCCATTATGACCACGCTAGTGGGGCTGGCGGGCTCACTGCACTTCTGTGGTTCCAACACCATCCAACACGGCTATTGTGACCACATGGCACTGGTAAGCCTCGCATGCGGtagcacagagaaaaacagtgCGGCGGGCCTGGCTGTGATCATCTGCTTTGTGGGCATTGACATCCCTCTAATCTTCTTCTCCTACATGAAGATTCTGAGCGTCGTCCTGAGGGCGGCGGCTGCCGGGGAGGACCGCTGGAGGGCCTTTCACACATGTGGCACTCACCTGATCGTCATGATGTGTTTCTACCTAGTGGGGACTGTCACGTTCCTCTCTCGCATTCTGAAGATTCCCATACCAACGGACGTCAACACGTTCATGGGGCTCATGTACATCCTGTTCCCCGCCACCGTCAATCCCGTCATCTACGGCGTCCGGACCAAAGAAATACGGAATGGTTTTTTGAGGATTTTCAAACTCAGAGCAAAGAAAAGGATGACAGTGAAGGTTTCTCCTGCAGTTACAGCATGA